The Synechococcus sp. M16.1 genome includes the window CCGGCACTGAGGTGACCCCCCAGCAGGGGGGGGCGAGCTGTGTTGTGACAACGGATTCGGAGTCGCCCAGGCTGTTGCGGCAGAACAGCCATGTGCAGTCGATCGAACTGCGCACCCACGTCTTCATTGACTCGCTGCAGCCGCAACTCGCGGCCTACATGGGTTCTGTGAGCCAGGGATTTCTGCCCATCCCCGGAGATGCCTGCCTCTGGATGGAGGTGTCACCGGGCATGGCGGTGCACCGGGTGACGGACATCGCCCTGAAGGCCAGCAACGTCCGTCTCGGCCAGATGGTGGTGGAGCGGGCGTTCGGCTCAATGGCCCTCTATCACCGCGACCAGAGCACGGTGCTCCATTCCGGAGATGTGGTGCTGGAAGCGATCGGGAGCACCATCGATCAGCGTTCTCCAGCCGATGTGAGCTGGACGGAAGTGATCCGGGCGATCACCCCCGACCATGCCGTGCTGATCAACCGGCAGAACCGACGCGGCTCAATGATCGAAGCCGGGATGAGCATGTTCATCCTGGAGACGGAGCCGGCCGGATACGTGTTGATTGCTGCAAACGAAGCGGAAAAAGCCTCCAACATCACCTTGGTGGACGTGAAAGCGGTGGGTGCCTTCGGACGTCTCACCCTGGCGGGACGGGAAGGTGATGTGGAGGAAGCGGCCGCGGCGGCGATGCGCGCCATCGACCACGTCAACAGCAACGCAAGGCTGCGCTGAGCATTCAGATCAGCTCAGGTGCAGCAGCTCTCGCAACTGTGGTGCCAGAGCTCGTGCCGCCTTGCCGCGGCTGCCCAGGCGGCTGAGCTGAGCCGCATTCAGTTCGCCGTAGGTGCAACGGGCTTCCCGCACCCAAAGCAAGGATTCGAATCCGCCGCCGGCGTAGGCCGGGGCACTCAGGAGTTCGCCCCAGCAGATTCCCTCCGCGGCGGCACGACAGTTGCCGGAGGGATCACACAACACCATCGTGCTGCGGAAACAGGCACTCCGATAAGGCGATCCCACCAGTTCGTGGAGGATCCGCTGCACCTTGGCCTCGTTTCCTTCGGCGTAGCGGGCCGAATAGAGCCCTGGTGCCCCTTGAAGGGCATCCACCTCAAGCCCTGAATCGTCAGCCAAGGCCCAGCAGCCGGTACGCAGGGCTGCAGCGCTGGCTTTCAGCTCAGCGTTTTCGCGGTAGGTGCTCCCCGTTTCTTCAACGTCCAGATCGGCAGGTTGACGCTGCACGTCCAGGGGAAGGGGTCCCAGCATGGCCTCGATTTCGGCAACCTTGATCGGGTTGCCCGTGGCGATGGTGAGCTGAAGCGACAAAGAGGACCAACAAAAGAGGGCCTCCATTGTGCGGGCTGGTAGGGGCTAGGAGCTAACTATCTCTGGATTCGACCCAGCGACACCCGTTTGGGTTGAACATTCCACCCCGCAGCAAGGCTTTGGGAAGGTGACGCAACGTGAACCTATGCAGCTTCACCAGCGTCGACAACGACTTGTGGGGATGTGATCACACGAACCACCACAGCAGACCGGAACAGTGAGGCACAGGGTGATAAGCCCGGCTTATTTGGTTCACTATGGACAGTGATCGAGAAAGTCGTCCAAATCGCTTGACGGGAAGGGTTCTGGCGAAGCAATGTCCCCAGCGAACATTCCACCCCTTCTCCCGGTAGGCAA containing:
- a CDS encoding BMC domain-containing protein; protein product: MTRFASFDARERRRGGSALVTGTEVTPQQGGASCVVTTDSESPRLLRQNSHVQSIELRTHVFIDSLQPQLAAYMGSVSQGFLPIPGDACLWMEVSPGMAVHRVTDIALKASNVRLGQMVVERAFGSMALYHRDQSTVLHSGDVVLEAIGSTIDQRSPADVSWTEVIRAITPDHAVLINRQNRRGSMIEAGMSMFILETEPAGYVLIAANEAEKASNITLVDVKAVGAFGRLTLAGREGDVEEAAAAAMRAIDHVNSNARLR
- a CDS encoding non-canonical purine NTP pyrophosphatase; its protein translation is MEALFCWSSLSLQLTIATGNPIKVAEIEAMLGPLPLDVQRQPADLDVEETGSTYRENAELKASAAALRTGCWALADDSGLEVDALQGAPGLYSARYAEGNEAKVQRILHELVGSPYRSACFRSTMVLCDPSGNCRAAAEGICWGELLSAPAYAGGGFESLLWVREARCTYGELNAAQLSRLGSRGKAARALAPQLRELLHLS